The DNA region CGAATTTATACTTGGAGACATCATTTGGAAAAGCAACGCCTCGAAAAAATTATTCTGAACAGAACGCAGCAATTGGAAAACAAGAACTACGAACTATCAGAAAAGCAAAGTGAAATTCTTGCACAAAACGAGGAGTTGATCCAGTTGAATGAAGAGGTAGTTTCGCAAAGAGATCATATTGAAGAAAAGAATACGACACTTGAAAATCAGCATCAGCATATCACAGACAGTTTGAGGTATGCTAAAAAGATTCAGTCAGCTATTTTGCCTAGCAATATCGATTTCAAGAATAAGTTTGATGACCATTTCATTCTATTCAAACCAAAAGATTTTGTTTCTGGAGATTATTACTGGACAAAATCAACTGAAGATGCGACTTACTGGGCTGTAGCAGACTGTACAGGACACGGTGTTCCGGGAGCATTTATGTCATTGATCGGAACAACACTTCTCAACCACTCTGTAGTAGAATTAAACATCAGAGAGCCTAAAGATATCCTAGAGAAAGTGCATCAAGGTATTCTGAGAGCTGTTTCTCATGAAGAAGATGCCAATGAAGAAGGGATGACAATGGGACTTTGTATGATCAAAGAAAATCCTGATGGAAACTTTACCGTTAAATTTGCAGGTGCACAGTCGCCACTTCTTTACATTGCTATAGATGGAAAACTTGAACGAATAAAAGGAAATAAGAAAGCTCTTGGTTTCTACAAGGCCAAAAAAGGAGAATTGAATTTAGAACAACATGAATTCATTGTTCCAAAAGGTTGTCAACTATACTTGTACTCTGATGGTTTCCAAGATCAATGTAATAGCGATAAAAAACGTATTGGTTCTACTCGCCTACGTTCAATGCTTATTGAGCTTCAAGGAAAACCAATGACATTCCAAGGAAAGGTTCTTGCTGAATATTTGGAAGAACATCAGGGAGATGAAATACAACGTGATGATATCACAATAGTAGGTGTGAGGCTATAAAATACCGAGCCCTAAATATATAAAGTCACTTCAATTCAGTTTGGAGTGACTTTTTTATTTTCTATTTAAATCACAAAAAGATAGTCTCAAGTATACTACAACTTTCTCCTTAAAGTTATATTATTAGTATTGTGGTCAGCATTTATTACAAATAACAAAAAGAGTATAAAGTATGAATATATAAAGAATTTAGTACTCAACTTTGTATGTAATAATCTTTATACTTGTCTATATTTCAATCAAAATCAAGTGTGTAATATATTCAAACGTCGATACACTTAAAGTAGTTAGGTATAAAATTTGTAACTATTTATAGAATCAACAGCTATCTAAAAAGAAGGTATTCTCTGTTTAATCACAAATTGATTGAATAATGAATGTCTCTATTTAATTTAACACACTTTCTGACCAAGGTACTCAGGAATATATATTTAACTAAAATCAATTCAGAACTCTTTTGTGTCATTTCATTCATGAATAGATTCTTCAAACTATCCTTTTTTATAATACTTAGTATTATTCATTATCAATCAATTGCACAGTATAATTATTATTCTTTAGACCAAAATGAAGCTCTTACATCATCAATCACTGATTTAGAAGCGCATGTAAGTGGGTCTAGCAATTGGGCTACGGTAAGCTCAAAAGCAAATTGGGATTTGGATGATGTTACTGCTAAGATTACAGTTCCTACTGATGATCAAAATGCTCTTGATACTTACCTTAATTCATGGGAAGGGGATATTCTCACTATAAAGGAGGGTATAGCTTTGACTTTTGGTGATGGTAATGGAAGTAGTGATGATTTCACTTATGATGGTCTTGACCCAGTTTTAATTATCATAGCAGGTTCTATTACTTTTGAAAACAAAGCCTCCTTGACATTACCTCCAGGCTCTTCATTAATTATTCTATCAACAGGCTCTCTAAACTCAAATAAATTAAATGGTGCTAATACACCTGAAATTGTAGTAGACACAGGTGGAGCTGGTACTCCTATTTGGGATGGTTCTGACCCAGCTTTAGGTGGTGATGGTTCAATTGATGGCTCAACAACTGGTTCACAAATTATTGATCAAGACAATCCCGCAGGAACTGACACTCCTCTTCCTGTCCAACTCATAAACTTCAATCTAAAACAAGAAGAAGGGAAAATCATACTTGACTGGACTACCGCTACAGAAATCAATACAAAGCGATTTGACGTTGAGCGTTCAATAGATGGGATAAACTTTGAAAGAGTTTCAGCCGTTGATGCAATCGGTGAAAGTCAGTCACTCGTAAACTATCAATATATTGATCAAAACGTTTTAACAGGATACGTATATTTCTATCGCTTGAATATGGTTGATAACGACTATTCAAATCAATATTCAAAAAGTCAAATGATTCAGCTTGATGCTTCTGATCTTAATATTAAGTTCTACCCTAATCCTGTTATAGATCAACTTTCTATTTCAGATATAAAAGGAGGTTTGTCTGAGGTCACGATATATTCTAAAGAAGGGCATAAAGTTTTCCACGCCAAAACTGATGACCATTTTAG from Sediminitomix flava includes:
- a CDS encoding T9SS type A sorting domain-containing protein translates to MNRFFKLSFFIILSIIHYQSIAQYNYYSLDQNEALTSSITDLEAHVSGSSNWATVSSKANWDLDDVTAKITVPTDDQNALDTYLNSWEGDILTIKEGIALTFGDGNGSSDDFTYDGLDPVLIIIAGSITFENKASLTLPPGSSLIILSTGSLNSNKLNGANTPEIVVDTGGAGTPIWDGSDPALGGDGSIDGSTTGSQIIDQDNPAGTDTPLPVQLINFNLKQEEGKIILDWTTATEINTKRFDVERSIDGINFERVSAVDAIGESQSLVNYQYIDQNVLTGYVYFYRLNMVDNDYSNQYSKSQMIQLDASDLNIKFYPNPVIDQLSISDIKGGLSEVTIYSKEGHKVFHAKTDDHFRETLDLSGLNTGLYILSVKTSTDHQTYRFIKQ